A section of the Oryza sativa Japonica Group chromosome 1, ASM3414082v1 genome encodes:
- the LOC4325537 gene encoding gibberellin 2-beta-dioxygenase 3-like, producing the protein MVVLAKGELEQIALPAAHPPPADVRAIDLSATGPARAAEARALVAACEEQGFFRVTGHGVPPGLVRAAEAAAARFFALPQPDKEAAAGAPLGYASKRIGSAGDLGWIEYLLLCLAPAAAAAALPCAATSPTPPCPLRELLREYSAAVRRVACGVLELMAEGLGVGPADALARLVAREDSDSILRVNHYPPRPDQLGGGGGPNLTGFGEHTDPQIISVLRSNGAPGLEISLRDGAWASVPHDGDGDSFFVNVGDTLQVLTNGRFRSVKHRVVVNSEKSRVSMVFFGGPPPGERLAPLPALLGDGGRSRYREFTWKEYKGSGCKGRLADDRLCRFEN; encoded by the exons ATGGTGGTGCTTGCCAAGGGCGAGCTCGAGCAGATAGCCCTGCCGGCGGCGCACCCGCCGCCAGCCGACGTGCGCGCGATCGACCTGTCCGCCACGGGTCCCGcccgcgcggcggaggcgcgcgcgCTGGTGGCGGCGTGCGAGGAGCAGGGGTTCTTCCGGGTGACGGGCCACGGCGTGCCGCCGGGGCTGGTGCGCGCCGcggaggccgccgcggcgcggttCTTCGCGCTGCCGCAGCCCGACAAGGAGGCCGCCGCAGGGGCGCCGCTCGGGTACGCCAGCAAGCGGATCGGCAGCGCCGGCGACCTCGGCTGGATCGAGTACCTGCTACTCTgcctcgcccccgccgccgccgccgcggcattgCCGTGCGCCGCGACGTCGCCCACGCCTCCTTGCCCCTTACG GGAGCTTCTACGCGAGTACagcgcggcggtgcggcgggtGGCGTGCGGCGTGCTGGAGCTGATGGCGGAGGGGCTCGGCGTCGGGCCGGCGGACGCGCTGGCGCGGCTGGTGGCGCGCGAGGACAGCGACTCCATCCTCAGGGTGAACCACTACCCGCCGCGCCCCGATcagctgggcggcggcggcgggccgaaCCTGACGGGGTTCGGCGAGCACACCGACCCGCAGATCATCTCCGTGCTCCGCTCCAACGGCGCCCCCGGGCTGGAGATCTCCCTCCGTGACGGCGCCTGGGCGTCCGTgccgcacgacggcgacggcgactccTTTTTCGTCAACGTCGGCGACACCCTCCAG GTGCTAACGAACGGGAGGTTCAGGAGCGTGAAGCACAGGGTGGTGGTGAACAGCGAGAAGTCGAGGGTGTCCATGGTCTTCTTCGGCGGCCCGCCGCCCGGCGAGAGGCTGGCGCCGCTGCCGGCGTTATTAGGGGACGGCGGCCGGAGCCGGTACAGGGAGTTCACCTGGAAGGAGTACAAGGGCAGCGGCTGCAAGGGCCGGCTCGCCGACGACAGGCTCTGCAGATTTGAGAACTAG